Proteins encoded together in one Impatiens glandulifera chromosome 1, dImpGla2.1, whole genome shotgun sequence window:
- the LOC124922695 gene encoding homeobox-leucine zipper protein ATHB-12-like, with protein MFDETELFMILPSSTESLSSSSSSMSKQNKTTKKNNKQRFSESQIQSMETMFESETKLEPAKKLQLAKELGLQPRQIAIWFQNRRARWKTKQLHKEYTILHNSYNNLASQFDILKKEKQSLLFQIQNLSELLEKKSGGAVVKDETWKEENNNNGFLLEDNYLGLQIEDEEMGKMVENCLLDQCGSSYNQWWDV; from the exons ATGTTTGATGAAACCGAACTGTTCATGATCTTACCATCATCAACAGAATCCTTAAGCAGCAGCAGCAGTTCCATGTCAAAACAGAATAAAACAACCAAGAAAAACAACAAGCAAAGATTCAGTGAATCCCAGATCCAATCAATGGAAACCATGTTCGAATCAGAAACAAAACTCGAACCAGCAAAGAAACTGCAACTAGCTAAAGAACTTGGTCTCCAACCTCGACAAATAGCCATTTGGTTTCAAAACAGAAGAGCAAGATGGAAGACAAAACAGCTTCATAAGGAATACACAATCCTACATAACAGTTACAACAATCTGGCTTCtcaatttgatatccttaaaaaagagaaacaatCTTTACTCTTCCAg ATTCAAAATCTGAGTGAACTGTTGgaaaagaaatcaggaggagcTGTTGTAAAAGATGAAACTTGGaaggaagaaaataataataatgggtTTCTTTTGGAGGATAACTATTTAGGATTGCagattgaagatgaagaaatgggGAAAATGGTAGAGAATTGCTTACTAGACCAATGTGGTAGTAGTTATAATCAATGGTGGGATGTCTAg